From Phragmitibacter flavus, the proteins below share one genomic window:
- a CDS encoding SDR family NAD(P)-dependent oxidoreductase has translation MKSSKIGYSVMTGGTSGLGLVAARMIVERGNKLFVGKRSPGPAPVGHAIPLQLASIISVREFCRQVHETCNHCGIDLLVLNAGGNFPLEKTADGFEMNFAVNHLAHYLIVRELLPILNPGSRVLLTTSGTHDPEEGAAVPAPKHANGHRLAYPETDPDLDDSKSRAAGRAYSASKLCNLLTAQALARHALIRSKGIRVVAYSPGPTPGTGLVAARGLAIGLAFRYVLPLVAKFVPALHTPELAGSTLAELALGEIQPPDGQIYVLLKKGKVTFPAPSALARDENTITRMWSDSASLLDLQGELERA, from the coding sequence ATGAAGTCATCAAAAATAGGCTATTCGGTAATGACAGGCGGGACCTCCGGCCTTGGGCTGGTTGCCGCTCGTATGATTGTGGAGCGAGGCAATAAGCTTTTCGTCGGCAAACGAAGTCCTGGCCCCGCGCCGGTGGGACACGCGATACCTTTGCAGCTGGCAAGCATCATCTCGGTTAGGGAATTCTGTCGACAAGTTCACGAGACCTGCAACCACTGCGGAATTGATCTGCTGGTGCTAAACGCCGGTGGCAATTTCCCATTGGAAAAGACCGCGGACGGGTTTGAAATGAATTTTGCGGTGAACCACTTAGCGCACTACCTCATTGTTCGCGAGCTTCTGCCGATTCTTAACCCAGGATCGCGCGTTCTATTAACGACCAGCGGCACACACGACCCGGAAGAGGGGGCTGCGGTGCCCGCTCCAAAACACGCAAACGGACACCGTCTGGCCTATCCGGAGACTGATCCGGATCTCGACGATAGCAAGTCAAGAGCGGCTGGACGAGCTTACTCGGCTAGCAAGCTCTGCAACCTCCTGACCGCGCAGGCGTTGGCGCGTCACGCTTTGATTCGCTCAAAGGGCATTCGGGTGGTGGCCTATTCTCCCGGTCCGACCCCTGGCACCGGGCTGGTTGCGGCGCGTGGCCTCGCGATCGGGCTGGCGTTCCGATATGTTCTACCGCTGGTCGCGAAGTTCGTTCCCGCGCTTCATACACCAGAGTTGGCCGGATCAACGCTAGCAGAACTCGCTCTTGGCGAGATACAACCCCCGGATGGTCAGATTTATGTGCTGCTAAAAAAGGGCAAAGTCACTTTTCCAGCACCATCGGCGCTCGCACGCGACGAAAATACCATCACGCGCATGTGGAGTGACAGCGCAAGCTTGTTGGACCTTCAAGGGGAGCTCGAACGAGCATGA
- a CDS encoding TetR/AcrR family transcriptional regulator: protein MSEATKSKATDARRTARILDAATRLYITYGARRTSMDDIAAEAGMAKGSLYLSFKSKDELFHALIQNVLQQWLASAQERLAAESSIVEKLVVYLDATVGEPTRLLRSTAHAADLLEAKGRVAGDLLFNYRQNITEQVSSLLSDQHSLPTMVLEAAYGCRETGDMTPDAYMQRLRRHLAVLLVTEVQ, encoded by the coding sequence ATGAGCGAAGCGACTAAATCGAAAGCAACCGATGCTCGACGAACAGCTCGGATACTTGACGCGGCGACCAGGCTCTACATTACGTATGGTGCCCGCCGCACATCCATGGACGACATCGCTGCCGAAGCCGGGATGGCGAAGGGATCGCTATACTTATCGTTTAAGTCCAAAGACGAACTTTTCCATGCGCTAATACAGAATGTGCTGCAGCAATGGTTGGCTTCAGCACAAGAACGGCTGGCAGCGGAATCCAGCATTGTTGAAAAACTCGTGGTTTATCTGGATGCGACTGTAGGAGAGCCGACCAGACTGCTTCGTTCAACTGCACACGCCGCAGATTTACTCGAAGCGAAGGGTCGTGTTGCTGGCGACCTACTGTTCAACTATCGCCAAAACATCACTGAGCAGGTGTCGTCTCTGCTTTCGGATCAACATTCTCTACCGACAATGGTGCTTGAGGCAGCTTACGGTTGCCGCGAAACGGGTGACATGACTCCCGACGCCTACATGCAACGCCTTCGACGGCACTTAGCAGTTCTTCTTGTCACTGAAGTTCAGTGA
- a CDS encoding helix-turn-helix transcriptional regulator: MNKTISNQEDRLMDFHEVAHLLGDISERSVRRLIAAGDLPQPVKVRSSPRLYHSEVVAYLEKLNLKRKRKQTSSP; encoded by the coding sequence ATGAACAAAACCATCTCCAATCAAGAGGATCGCCTGATGGACTTCCACGAAGTCGCTCATCTGCTCGGTGACATCTCCGAACGCTCGGTCCGCCGCCTTATCGCGGCAGGGGACTTACCTCAGCCTGTAAAAGTCCGCAGTTCCCCCCGGCTCTACCACTCCGAAGTGGTGGCGTATCTCGAAAAACTCAACCTCAAACGCAAACGCAAACAAACCTCCTCACCGTAA
- a CDS encoding helix-turn-helix domain-containing protein, translating to MRKRNLIGPQVRKLRDQRRWTQEELAVRLQMVGFDVSRGSLAKIESRLVWVGDYELLYFMKVFRVSYEALYPPIQVNDDDLHDAVERLLKTRF from the coding sequence ATGAGAAAACGCAATCTCATCGGACCCCAGGTGCGCAAACTGCGTGACCAAAGGAGGTGGACGCAGGAGGAACTCGCTGTGCGGTTGCAGATGGTGGGGTTTGATGTGTCGCGCGGCAGTCTGGCCAAAATAGAATCGCGGTTGGTGTGGGTAGGTGATTATGAGTTGCTTTACTTCATGAAGGTTTTCCGGGTGTCCTACGAAGCATTGTATCCGCCGATCCAAGTTAACGACGACGACCTTCATGACGCTGTGGAACGTTTGCTGAAGACGCGGTTCTGA
- a CDS encoding DEAD/DEAH box helicase family protein — MGNGQGELHPAAIGNRRINGTSDYRILPDDNVGGGSLKEKSLANFRAIEVLNAVRKENRQATAEEQQTLVRYVGWGGIPQVFATHEDETWQQERERLRELLTPEEHRSAQASTLNAHYTSPTIVSAIYGAVQRLGFTHGHILEPALGIGHFFGLMPEPMRQQSRLSGVEIDATTASIARLLYPGAHISQQGFEQSRLPDNAFDLAISNVPFGNYKVFDPEFNKHGFLIHDYFFAKALQKTRPGGLIAFITSKGTMDKADRRVRDYMHERAELLGAIRLPNTAFKQNANTEVTTDIIFLRRLENGESPCGHDWRELAKYVNSQGVTFEINRYFAERRHMMCGDMAEEATMYGPGEPALVPDARPLEEALKEAVARLPQGIYRELAISCSDNEVAGEGLPAPEGIKEVGFALHDGHVTARQGNHLVLVEGLSGEASRRIRGLILVRDALREVLRTQLEESGEPAILAARQQLHIRYDHFVSRFGPINALANRRAFRSDPDSPLLCSLEDYRPDSKGAKKAAIFRERTIHASAPVRHADSARDALVVTLNERAKVDLEHMAGLLQKDVTDIMPELKGLIFLNPETRHWETEDNYLFGNVRDKLKLARQAAAADDRFQENVDALQAVQPEDLKPSEIEARLGAAWIPAQDVAAFASSLLGGEKVEVSHAPQVGIWFVRGSNQARSSVANTTEWGIARYSALDLIQDSLNLKTPTVYDKDTVSSNLVVNSVETEGARDRQEKLKERFKTWIWEDDDRRERLCRQYNDQFNSVRLRVFNGSHLTLPGSSLHVSLRPHQKAAVWRIIQSKNTLLAHAVGAGKTFSMVAAGIEMKRLGLATKPMFVVPNHMLTQFSTELLILYPNATILAAGKNDFEAARRAQLFSRIATGNWDAVIVTHSSFEKIPLSTHARKDFISSQIAEIEEVIRDQKSDRSGTRLVKELERVRKRLEVKLEALSADKKKDLTLTFEELGVDRLFIDEAHKFKNLFYVTKMTRVAGLPQTASERAFDLFLKVQHIQRRNDGGGVVFATGTPISNTMAEMFTMQRYLQMASLRRHGLQHFDSWAGTFGETVTAMELSPDGAGYRMQHRFARFVNVPELMQQFRQAADVQTADMLKLPIPKLESGHAIIVSAPCSPMLKKFVEQLVKRAEKVKGGKIDPKKDNMLKITSEGRLAALDIRLAFPGAADAPDSKVNLAVEKIHRIWLESATRNNAQLVFCDLSTPQKGKRGFSVYDDIRDKLVARGIPDEQIAFIQQHDTDAAKDALFKSVRAGRVRVLLGSTLKMGEGTNVQQRLIALHHLDAPWRPSDIEQREGRILRQGNQNEFVSVFRYVTEGSFDAYMWQTLETKARFIAQVMTGDASMRKAEDVDSTALSYAEVKAIASGNPMVMEKAQIDAEVIRLTRLQRQHMDGVHTMRLRIKRTKQLIKETGQLAENLKQDIRTRTPTRGDQFSMTIENQSFDDRLTAGRKMVFIGAALKPLQVTGRIGSIAGFPISMRRLDTRIELRIHGKNNYEATVSESPQGTISSLEHALDGLDKHLQEVNSNLRRHKDQLEALNIQVQSPFEHEDKLSAARNRQQEIIEALDITKNQASVQVDEGAEDQSDTLRKDIQVKRHANKP; from the coding sequence TTGGGAAATGGTCAGGGAGAGCTACATCCTGCTGCCATCGGAAACCGACGAATAAACGGCACGAGCGATTATCGTATCCTGCCCGATGATAACGTCGGCGGGGGCTCGCTCAAGGAAAAAAGCCTGGCCAATTTCCGCGCCATCGAAGTTCTTAACGCCGTCCGCAAGGAGAATCGGCAGGCCACTGCCGAGGAGCAGCAAACCTTGGTCCGTTATGTCGGTTGGGGTGGTATCCCCCAAGTGTTCGCCACGCACGAGGACGAAACTTGGCAGCAGGAGCGCGAACGACTCCGCGAACTCCTCACCCCGGAGGAACATCGATCCGCCCAGGCATCCACGCTCAACGCACACTATACCTCCCCCACAATCGTCTCAGCTATTTATGGCGCTGTGCAACGCTTGGGGTTTACTCACGGCCACATCTTGGAACCAGCCCTCGGCATCGGCCACTTCTTCGGTCTGATGCCGGAGCCAATGCGCCAGCAATCACGACTCAGCGGCGTCGAGATCGACGCCACCACCGCCAGTATCGCCCGGCTGCTCTATCCCGGTGCGCACATCAGCCAACAGGGGTTTGAGCAATCCCGGCTCCCCGATAATGCCTTTGATCTGGCCATCTCCAACGTGCCCTTCGGCAACTACAAGGTCTTCGATCCTGAATTCAACAAGCATGGTTTCCTCATTCACGACTATTTCTTCGCCAAGGCTCTGCAAAAAACCCGCCCCGGAGGACTCATCGCGTTCATCACTTCCAAGGGCACGATGGACAAGGCGGATCGCCGGGTGCGTGACTATATGCATGAACGCGCGGAACTCTTGGGAGCCATCCGTCTGCCCAACACCGCCTTCAAGCAGAACGCCAACACCGAAGTCACTACCGATATTATTTTTCTGCGTCGGCTGGAAAATGGAGAAAGCCCTTGCGGTCACGACTGGCGTGAATTGGCGAAATATGTCAATTCCCAAGGCGTCACCTTCGAGATCAATCGCTACTTCGCTGAACGCCGCCACATGATGTGCGGCGACATGGCCGAGGAAGCAACCATGTATGGTCCCGGCGAACCCGCCTTGGTGCCTGATGCTCGTCCTCTCGAAGAGGCCTTGAAGGAGGCCGTCGCTCGCCTGCCGCAGGGCATATACCGGGAATTAGCAATATCGTGCTCAGACAATGAAGTTGCCGGGGAAGGTCTCCCCGCACCCGAAGGAATCAAGGAAGTGGGATTCGCCCTGCATGACGGCCATGTGACTGCCCGGCAGGGGAATCATCTTGTGCTGGTTGAAGGCTTGTCCGGCGAAGCCTCACGCCGTATTCGCGGCCTTATTTTAGTGCGGGATGCCTTGAGGGAGGTGTTGCGAACCCAACTTGAGGAAAGCGGCGAACCCGCCATTCTCGCCGCACGCCAGCAACTCCATATTCGCTACGATCACTTCGTCTCACGCTTCGGCCCGATCAATGCCCTCGCCAACCGTCGGGCGTTTCGTAGTGATCCCGATTCGCCCTTGCTCTGCTCGCTGGAGGACTACCGCCCAGACTCCAAGGGAGCAAAAAAGGCCGCCATCTTCCGTGAGCGCACCATTCATGCCTCCGCTCCTGTCCGCCATGCCGATAGCGCCAGGGATGCCCTTGTCGTCACTCTCAATGAACGCGCAAAAGTGGACCTGGAGCACATGGCAGGGCTGTTGCAAAAAGACGTGACAGACATAATGCCCGAACTCAAGGGGCTGATTTTTCTCAACCCCGAAACACGGCATTGGGAGACCGAAGACAATTACCTTTTCGGGAATGTTCGTGACAAGCTAAAGCTGGCTCGCCAAGCAGCAGCGGCCGATGATCGTTTTCAGGAAAATGTGGATGCGCTGCAAGCCGTGCAGCCCGAGGATTTGAAACCTTCAGAAATCGAAGCCCGGCTGGGAGCCGCTTGGATTCCCGCCCAAGACGTGGCCGCTTTTGCCTCATCACTTTTGGGTGGCGAAAAAGTCGAGGTCAGCCACGCCCCTCAGGTGGGCATCTGGTTTGTGCGAGGCAGCAATCAGGCAAGGTCATCTGTCGCCAACACCACCGAATGGGGCATCGCCCGCTATTCCGCGCTCGACTTGATCCAGGATTCGCTCAATCTCAAAACCCCCACTGTTTATGACAAAGATACCGTGTCGAGCAACCTCGTGGTCAATTCCGTTGAGACGGAAGGCGCTCGTGACCGCCAGGAAAAGCTCAAAGAACGCTTCAAGACTTGGATATGGGAGGACGATGACCGCCGCGAACGGCTGTGCCGCCAATACAACGACCAGTTCAATTCCGTGCGCCTGCGCGTCTTCAACGGCAGCCATCTGACCCTGCCCGGTAGCAGCCTCCATGTCAGCTTGCGGCCTCACCAGAAAGCCGCCGTTTGGCGCATCATCCAAAGCAAAAACACCCTGCTGGCCCACGCTGTCGGCGCGGGCAAGACCTTCAGCATGGTAGCGGCTGGCATCGAGATGAAGCGTCTCGGACTGGCAACCAAACCCATGTTCGTCGTCCCAAATCACATGCTCACGCAGTTCTCCACCGAATTACTCATCCTTTATCCAAACGCCACCATCCTTGCTGCTGGCAAGAACGATTTCGAGGCTGCCCGACGCGCCCAGCTTTTCAGCCGTATCGCCACCGGCAACTGGGATGCCGTCATCGTCACTCATTCCAGCTTTGAAAAAATCCCGCTATCTACCCATGCCCGGAAAGATTTCATCTCTTCGCAGATTGCGGAGATAGAGGAGGTCATCCGCGATCAGAAATCCGATCGCAGCGGCACCCGGCTGGTGAAGGAACTGGAGCGCGTTCGCAAGCGCCTTGAGGTCAAACTGGAGGCACTCTCAGCAGACAAGAAAAAGGACCTCACCCTCACCTTCGAAGAATTGGGCGTGGACCGCCTGTTCATTGATGAAGCCCACAAGTTCAAAAACCTTTTTTACGTCACCAAAATGACCCGCGTGGCCGGGCTACCGCAAACCGCCTCCGAACGCGCCTTTGATTTGTTTCTCAAGGTGCAGCACATACAGCGCCGCAACGACGGGGGCGGCGTGGTGTTCGCCACCGGCACCCCCATTTCCAACACGATGGCGGAGATGTTCACCATGCAGCGTTACCTGCAAATGGCTTCCTTGCGCCGCCACGGACTTCAGCACTTCGACTCTTGGGCGGGAACCTTCGGTGAAACCGTTACCGCCATGGAATTGAGTCCTGATGGAGCGGGCTATCGCATGCAACACCGCTTCGCCAGATTCGTCAATGTGCCCGAACTCATGCAGCAGTTCCGCCAAGCCGCCGACGTGCAAACCGCAGACATGCTCAAACTCCCTATTCCGAAGCTGGAATCAGGGCACGCCATCATCGTAAGCGCACCTTGCAGCCCCATGTTGAAGAAGTTCGTCGAACAACTGGTCAAGCGTGCCGAAAAAGTCAAGGGAGGCAAGATCGACCCCAAAAAGGATAACATGCTCAAGATTACTTCCGAGGGTAGACTAGCTGCACTGGACATCCGGCTGGCGTTTCCGGGAGCCGCCGATGCTCCCGATTCCAAGGTGAATCTCGCCGTGGAAAAAATCCATCGTATCTGGCTGGAATCCGCAACCCGGAACAATGCCCAGCTTGTTTTCTGCGATTTATCTACTCCGCAAAAAGGCAAACGCGGATTTTCGGTCTATGACGACATCCGCGACAAGCTTGTCGCCAGAGGCATTCCCGATGAGCAGATCGCTTTCATCCAGCAGCACGACACCGATGCCGCAAAGGATGCCCTGTTCAAGTCCGTCCGCGCAGGCCGCGTGCGGGTGCTGCTTGGCAGCACCTTGAAAATGGGTGAGGGCACAAATGTTCAGCAACGCCTTATCGCCCTACATCACCTTGACGCTCCATGGAGGCCCTCGGACATCGAGCAACGTGAAGGACGCATTCTTCGCCAGGGTAATCAAAACGAATTTGTCAGTGTTTTCCGCTATGTCACGGAAGGAAGTTTCGATGCCTACATGTGGCAAACTCTGGAAACCAAAGCCCGTTTCATCGCCCAAGTTATGACTGGGGACGCCTCCATGCGCAAGGCTGAAGACGTGGATTCCACAGCCTTAAGTTATGCCGAGGTCAAAGCCATCGCCTCCGGCAACCCCATGGTCATGGAGAAAGCTCAGATCGATGCTGAGGTTATCCGCCTCACCCGGCTTCAACGGCAGCACATGGATGGCGTCCACACCATGCGCTTGCGCATCAAACGCACCAAGCAACTAATCAAGGAAACCGGGCAGCTTGCCGAAAACCTCAAACAAGACATCCGCACACGCACTCCCACTCGCGGCGACCAGTTCTCCATGACTATTGAGAACCAATCCTTCGATGACCGTCTCACGGCGGGGCGGAAAATGGTGTTCATCGGGGCCGCTCTCAAACCTTTGCAGGTCACCGGTCGGATCGGCTCCATCGCGGGGTTCCCCATTTCCATGCGCAGGTTGGATACTCGCATTGAACTCCGCATTCACGGCAAGAACAATTATGAAGCCACAGTGAGCGAAAGTCCTCAGGGAACCATCTCTTCACTTGAACACGCATTGGATGGCCTCGACAAGCACCTTCAGGAGGTCAACAGCAACCTTCGCCGTCATAAGGATCAACTGGAAGCTCTAAACATCCAGGTGCAGTCGCCCTTCGAGCACGAGGACAAGCTCAGTGCAGCCAGAAATCGGCAACAGGAAATCATTGAGGCACTCGACATCACCAAGAATCAAGCATCGGTGCAGGTAGATGAAGGCGCGGAAGATCAGTCGGACACCCTTCGCAAAGACATCCAAGTAAAACGCCATGCAAACAAACCTTGA
- a CDS encoding GspE/PulE family protein — MNVLLQSASHAGVADMEAVTLVVREAAVCGQSLVDTALTKLPLDEAEFLHDLARRFQWDCQNSLKPDVGSAAELKQACPARLALRHRLLPLKLESRRVDHETGHEETPIHKVLTVACYDPFDLVARQAVSRMVPMQVRWCLAPRSEILRGIQAFYGVGADTFDDLLKNRAQDDDDSHMRDEANVIDADDDDASVVKFVNQIIREALGQRATDIHVEPLHDNLRIRYRIDGELHEVPVPENIKTLQASLLARIKVMAKLDIAEKRLPQDGRINLKLDNQSIDVRVACIPSVEGESISLRLLGQERFTLDKLGLTPDYRDKIDQLLAKPNGIILVTGPTGSGKSTTLYTCLSHLNKVNRRIVTIEDPVEHKLSGVVQIAVKPEINLTFASGLRSILRGDPNVVMVGEIRDLETAEIAVRASLTGHLVFSTLHTNDAVGGITRLVEMGVEPFLVSSSVRAFVAQRLVRSLCPHCKKPVQYSTDQLNACQFGEAIGKTIYGADGCQACRGTGHHGRLAIYEMVIISPTLQDMISRRASGNELLKQARKEGLISMREYGWRKVLEGVTTVEEVMRVTSEDFLDE; from the coding sequence ATGAACGTTCTTTTGCAATCTGCCAGTCATGCAGGTGTGGCCGATATGGAGGCGGTCACCCTGGTGGTGCGCGAGGCGGCGGTTTGTGGGCAGTCCCTGGTGGACACGGCATTGACGAAGCTGCCCTTGGATGAAGCTGAATTTTTACACGACCTCGCCAGAAGGTTTCAATGGGACTGCCAAAACTCTCTGAAACCGGATGTGGGCTCGGCTGCCGAACTTAAGCAGGCTTGCCCGGCGCGTCTGGCGCTAAGGCATCGATTGCTGCCGCTGAAATTGGAGAGCCGCCGCGTCGACCATGAGACAGGTCACGAGGAAACCCCGATCCACAAGGTGTTGACGGTGGCCTGTTATGATCCGTTTGATCTGGTGGCGCGTCAGGCCGTTTCCCGCATGGTGCCGATGCAGGTGCGCTGGTGCCTTGCTCCGCGGAGCGAGATATTGAGAGGCATCCAGGCGTTTTATGGCGTGGGCGCGGATACTTTTGATGATCTCCTCAAAAATCGTGCCCAAGATGATGACGACAGCCACATGCGGGATGAGGCAAACGTCATTGATGCGGACGATGATGACGCTTCCGTGGTCAAGTTCGTCAACCAGATCATCCGAGAGGCATTGGGGCAGCGGGCGACGGACATTCATGTGGAGCCATTGCATGACAATCTGCGGATCCGTTATCGGATTGACGGTGAGCTGCACGAAGTGCCGGTGCCGGAGAACATCAAAACCTTGCAGGCGTCGTTGTTGGCCCGCATCAAGGTCATGGCAAAGCTGGATATTGCGGAGAAACGTTTGCCGCAGGATGGCCGCATCAACCTGAAGCTGGACAACCAAAGCATCGACGTGCGTGTGGCATGCATCCCAAGCGTGGAAGGAGAAAGCATCAGCCTGCGCCTGCTGGGACAGGAACGTTTCACCCTCGACAAGCTGGGGCTGACGCCTGATTACCGGGACAAGATCGACCAATTATTGGCGAAACCGAACGGCATCATCTTGGTGACGGGCCCGACCGGTAGTGGAAAAAGCACTACGCTCTACACTTGCCTCTCGCACTTGAACAAAGTAAACCGGCGCATTGTCACCATTGAAGACCCGGTGGAACACAAGCTTTCCGGGGTGGTGCAGATTGCGGTCAAGCCGGAGATCAACCTGACCTTTGCCAGCGGGTTACGCAGTATTTTGCGCGGTGATCCTAATGTGGTGATGGTGGGGGAAATTCGTGACCTTGAAACCGCAGAAATCGCCGTGCGTGCTTCGCTGACAGGACACCTGGTGTTTTCCACTCTGCATACCAACGACGCGGTGGGCGGCATCACGCGGTTGGTGGAGATGGGGGTGGAACCCTTCCTTGTTAGTTCTTCGGTGCGGGCCTTCGTCGCCCAACGTCTGGTGCGCTCGCTTTGTCCTCACTGCAAAAAGCCGGTGCAATACAGCACGGATCAACTGAACGCCTGTCAGTTTGGCGAGGCCATTGGCAAGACCATCTATGGGGCGGACGGTTGCCAAGCCTGCCGGGGAACTGGACATCACGGACGGCTGGCGATTTATGAAATGGTCATCATCAGCCCTACCTTGCAGGACATGATTTCGCGCAGGGCGAGCGGCAATGAACTATTAAAACAGGCACGCAAGGAAGGGTTGATTTCCATGCGTGAATACGGCTGGCGCAAGGTGCTGGAAGGCGTGACCACGGTTGAGGAAGTGATGAGGGTCACCAGTGAGGACTTCTTGGATGAATAA
- a CDS encoding type II secretion system F family protein, protein MSSFHYEAISSSGERSNGVLEASDRGEVMRLLARRGLQPFAIHDAVEMTDRKTSSDKNKGKSEKAVRTAKATGIKLSRAQVIQFTEELCDLLGAGLQLEQALHAMENRSAASSRDTASSLRARVRDGMPFSTALAQVSPSFGELYCNLVSAGEASGALAPILQRQVRYLNQMEALRSKVTGALIYPAFIVFSGVALAIVFVTYLLPKLAVLVKNTQGKLPPVAQWMLAASDVFRGWWWLLLMLVVLAAVTIRVLLQDKARLLCWHRIKLTLPIYGPVLRSRFEVQFLETLGNLLVNGLPLNRALELVKRATMNLFLRDRLSAVEAMVGDGGSLSRALEKTEVARPLVVDMIKVGEQTGEMAETLQKAATRFDNQLSKLIDRAASLIQPVIVLVMAVGVGIMAWMMVSVVYGTMENLRHR, encoded by the coding sequence ATGTCTTCCTTTCACTACGAAGCCATTTCTTCCTCTGGCGAACGCAGCAACGGCGTTTTGGAGGCATCGGACCGTGGAGAGGTGATGCGGTTGTTGGCACGTCGGGGCTTGCAGCCCTTTGCCATTCATGACGCAGTGGAAATGACGGATCGGAAGACGTCCTCCGATAAGAATAAGGGCAAGAGCGAAAAAGCGGTGCGCACGGCAAAGGCCACTGGTATCAAGCTTAGTCGTGCACAGGTGATCCAGTTCACTGAGGAATTGTGCGACTTGTTGGGAGCCGGATTGCAGTTGGAACAGGCGTTGCACGCGATGGAGAATCGAAGCGCGGCTTCGTCGCGAGACACTGCCTCAAGCTTGCGGGCGAGAGTCAGGGATGGGATGCCCTTTTCCACAGCACTGGCACAGGTTAGCCCGTCCTTTGGCGAATTGTATTGCAATCTGGTTTCTGCCGGGGAGGCCAGCGGTGCTTTGGCTCCCATCCTGCAACGGCAAGTGCGATATCTGAATCAAATGGAAGCCCTCCGTTCAAAGGTGACAGGAGCGTTGATCTATCCGGCGTTTATCGTGTTTTCAGGCGTTGCGCTGGCCATTGTGTTCGTGACTTATTTGCTGCCCAAACTGGCGGTGCTGGTGAAAAACACGCAAGGCAAACTACCGCCCGTCGCGCAGTGGATGCTGGCGGCCAGCGATGTGTTTCGTGGTTGGTGGTGGCTGCTGTTGATGTTGGTCGTGTTGGCTGCCGTGACCATTCGTGTGCTGCTGCAGGACAAAGCCCGGTTGCTGTGTTGGCATCGCATCAAGTTGACGCTTCCCATTTACGGTCCCGTCTTGCGCAGTCGATTTGAAGTGCAGTTTCTTGAAACCTTAGGCAACCTGCTGGTCAACGGCCTACCGCTCAACCGTGCATTGGAATTGGTCAAACGTGCCACCATGAATCTGTTCCTACGTGACCGTTTGAGCGCGGTGGAGGCTATGGTGGGCGATGGCGGCTCATTGAGCCGGGCGCTGGAAAAGACCGAAGTGGCGAGGCCACTGGTGGTGGACATGATCAAGGTCGGCGAGCAGACCGGTGAGATGGCGGAAACCCTGCAAAAAGCGGCGACACGGTTTGATAACCAGTTGAGCAAGCTCATTGACAGGGCCGCATCATTGATTCAGCCAGTGATCGTGCTGGTGATGGCCGTGGGCGTAGGGATCATGGCCTGGATGATGGTGAGCGTGGTCTACGGAACCATGGAAAATCTGCGGCATCGATGA
- a CDS encoding helix-turn-helix domain-containing protein, translating to MRRHLPAGHQSGWSIKELADNSGISQRTVQRYIEPQAQKGLVEPRPRGRPPARNLTPPTKSCECGLKRTGLDLESANICGCNSV from the coding sequence TTGCGAAGACACTTACCAGCTGGGCACCAAAGTGGGTGGAGCATCAAGGAACTGGCTGATAATTCTGGCATTTCTCAGCGCACAGTTCAGCGCTACATTGAACCCCAAGCGCAGAAAGGCTTGGTCGAACCTAGACCTCGCGGTCGTCCGCCCGCTCGAAACTTAACCCCTCCGACAAAGTCTTGCGAGTGTGGACTGAAGCGAACCGGACTTGATCTTGAGAGCGCAAACATCTGCGGTTGCAATTCGGTCTGA